The DNA region TGAGGTCAACGCCGACACTCCCGTGCCGCAGGCCTCGGCGCGTCTGACACAGTGGATTATGGACGGCGTGGTCGCCCCATTGAACCGCGTGAACACTCTCGTCGAATTCGAATCGACCGGTTGGGTCCAGGTCCCTGCCTGGGCGTTCCCCGCGTTGTACGCCTACTACGTGGAACGCTATGAAGAAGCCGAGCGGCTAGTGCGCAAGGAAGCGGAATTCTTCAAGGACAGAGGCATCACCTGGGAAGGCCTGGTCCAGAAGTACCGGTTCCACAAGCTCAACGCTAGATTGGCGCAACCTGATCCGGGCGATTGATCACCGCCTCGATCATGTACCCATCCGGGTCGATCACAAACGCCGCGTAGTAGTGCGGCCCATAGTCCGGCCGCAGCCCCGGCGCCCCGTTGTCCGTACCGCCCGCCGCCAGCGCCTGCGCATGGAACCGGTCCACCGCCTCACGCGAGGGCGCGCCGAAGGCCACGTGGAAGCCCGGCCCCGGCGCCACCGCGTGGGCGCGCAGCTTCAGGCAGAGCAAGTCTTCGCCCTCCGCGAAGCCGTAGCCGATGGCGGTGCCGTCCTCGAACACGCGGCGGTAGCCCAAAGCGCCCAGCGCGGCGTCGTAGAACGCGCCGGCGCGGTGCAGGTCGGCGACGGCGAAGGAGAGGTGGTGGAGCATGGAGTGCGTCCTGACATGGGGTGCGGGGCGGGTGGCGGGGTGAAACCCTGGATGGATTGTGCCGTCTTGGTGCCAACACCGTGACTTTGCGCCTGCGGGCCGCAGTGGTGCACGTAAACACCGCAGCGTTGTGGATCAAATCCACACCGTAGCCCGTCCGAAGCGCGACGCTGCCGCTCAACCCGGCAATGCGGCCCTTTGCCCCCGCACCCCTGCCCCTTCTACCGGCAACGCTGCCGTGCCCACCCGCAGCGCTGCCCGATCCATCCCCATCGCCGCGCCTGCACGGCGCTCGGCTGCCCTGACGGACCGGTGCGCTGCCCTTACGCACCGCACCGGTCCCCGTGCACACCGCAACCGCCGCCATGCGCACCGCTACCCTGGCCCGCCACCCGCCACGCGAGCTGCGCGGGCCGGCCGCGCCGTCACGACGCGAGCGGGCCCGGCAGCGGCGGCACTTCCGCGCGGCGCGCGGTTTTATCGAAGCGCGCGCTCAGGCTTTGGCGCAGCGTTTCCAGCCCGTGGTGCTTGCCCGACACCCGCAGCAGCGCATACCCCTCCAGCGCCGCCGACATCACGTCGCTGCCCAGCGCCATGTCGGTGTCCTGCGCGCGCTCCACCAGGCGCTGCAGCCGCAGCAGGCGCGGACGCAGCCGGTCCAGTGCGGCCAGGTCGGCCTGCGCTTCGGCCACGCTCAGGCCGGGCGGCACCACCTGCGGGTGCTGGGCCAGCGCGATCAGCGTCTGCCGGCAGAACTGCTCGGACTTGGGCCCCATCTTGGCCAGCGCCCGGCGGTCGTCGATGGTCAGCGACACAAGGCCGACCAACTGCGCCTCCAGTTGGGTCAGGGTGGCGTCGATCGCGGCGAGCTGATCGTCGGGCAGGGTCAAGGACAACAAATTCTGGCTCATGCACGGTTTCCTTCTAGGGGCTTGATGGACGAACGCAGCGCCCGGGCCACCGCAACCGTAAGGTGCAAACCGGCCGCCGATGCCGGCGCTACGGCCCGGGCGAACCGCCCAGGCGCCCCCAGCGTTTTGCGCACGCCCGCCGCGCGGCTATAGGAAAAGCCCCCGCCGCGCCGTCAGGAAACTCCGATTTTTCTGTAGGGCTTTTCCGAAATTCGCGTGCCACGCACACCGCGCCGCACCCGCTACCGAACGCCCTAATCCGCGCGCCGCTTACGCGTGCCCGCGTGGCTTGCGCGTGCCTCGTCCGCCGCGCCGGAGAGCTGTTGCGCCAGCGCCGGCTGCTCGCGGCAGAAGCGCGCGTTGGCCGCGAGGGTGCCCCAACGCTGCGCGGCGGCCAGTTCGTCGTCGGCGCGTTCGAGCAGGCGGCGCTGGTGGTCGGGGGACAACTGCAACTCCAACGTTTCAAGGGCGAGGTCTAGCAGGCTGCGGGCTTCTTCCATGGCGCGGTGTGTCTGGTCTGTGGCTTGTTGGCACAAGTGGTCCAGCCGTTCGGGGGCTAGCGCGGCCAGGGCGATGGCATCTGTGGCTGGGCCGGTGGGGGCGGGCCAGAGCTGTAGGAGCAGATCAGGCGGGAGGGTGAGCTGGTTGGGGACGGGCATGGCTGCGGTCCTTGCTGGCGGTGAAGTCTCGGGCGGCGCCCGGCCGGAAGTACCGACAAAAGCCCCGGGCGCCCTGCCCCACGAACCGATAGTATCTATTTTTCCGATATCAAGAAACTAGATATAGCTTCCGTGTGGCCTACCGCTTTCCGGCCACGCACATGCCCAAGTCAATTCATCAGCACGAGAATGAAGTCCTTACCTTGTTACTTAAAGAGATGCGGCTTGCGTCTGGGATGCTGCAAGCAGACGTGGCTCAGGCGCTTGGACGATCACAATCCCATATCAGCGACATCGAGAATGGGACTCGACGTCTCGACCTCATCCAATTGCGCGAGTACTGCGCAATCTTCGACACAACCCTCATCGCTTTTGTCAGACGGTTCGAGAAATCTCTATAGCGATCAATTGATCGAGCGCTCCAGCCGATCATTCTCAATCGAAAAGACCTACCTAGCACTTGGAGCTGACCGATCAGTTCTGCGCTCAATCCACAACGCTTGACTGCTACCGCGCGACACAAAAAGCGCAGGTGAAGTCGCGCCGCTGACCTCGCCTCGCCTCGCCTCAATCCTTGAGACAAGTAGCAGCCAAGCTGACGAGAGCGATGACGTATTGGCGAGAATGGAAAGTCAGCTGGACAAAAACGCGAAACCAGTGCAATTGCACGGAACTATAGTTGCAACAAGTAATCTATATGGTGTATATATGGCATATATTTGCAGCATCTAGGCTCGCCATGTCGCGATCTCGCAGCAGCTCCAAGAGCACGACAAGCCTAACTCTGCGCATCGACGCAGACATCAAGGAGGCTGCCGAAATCGCAGCCAAGCAAGACCGTCGCAGCCTCACCAATCTCATTGAGGTGTTGCTTGAACGGCACTGTCGCAATCTGGACCTATACCCCCCCTCTGATAAACGGAACTCTCCCGATGGCCAAGTCCGCAAAGCTTCCTAAGCCTCAAATTGCGGCTGCCGTGGCGTACAAGCAGGCAACGGGGGAAATTCTGTTTTATCGCGCCAACGAAAAGCCATACGGGCCGTTTAGCAACCTTTACAAACGATCCTTCGTATTCGAGGGCCGCGAGTTCGCCACCGCTGAACACGCGTATCAGGCAGGGAAGGCAGCCAAGGAATCTGTGAAGGAATGGATTCTTAGCGCGCCATCACCAGCACTCGTTGCGATGGCGGCCCACGGTCTCTACACGTGGGACATCGTTCCGAATTGGGCTCAGATCAAGTTCGATCGAATGAGAGCCGTCTTGCGCGCAAAATTCACCCAACACGAGGACTTGCGAGCGCTGCTTCTTTCGACGGGGACAGCGAGACTCGTAGAAGCCGGAAAGACCAATAATCCTGTCAACCGTCTCTGGGGTGAAGTGAACGGGATTGGTCAGAACATGCTCGGCGTCATGCTGATGGAATTGCGAAAGGAACTAAGTACCCCGACGCAAATATCCAAAGCAGTGGGGACTAAGCGGGCTCTAACGGTGACAAAGCGCCCTAACCGTCTGCTAGCCAACGGATGAGCCGGCGGCTGCCGCTGTGACGGAAACAAACTATGACCTAGAGCTTGCCGCCCTTCCGCAGACATACGCGTCGGCACTTGCTGCCGAATTGAAGGGACTGAAGGCAGCGTTAGCAGGGGCCAGCGAATCGAGCGTCATCGGCGTTGGATCCGGCGGGTCCTATACAGTCGCCTCATTACTATGCAACCTCCACGAAACGTATACCGGTCGCGTCTCGCGACCTTCGACGCCCCTAGAGCTGATCTGCAATCCCACGCTAGCATCATCAAGCCCGGTATTTCTGATTTCGGCCGAAGGTAAGAACCCCGATATTACCGAAGCCTTGCTGCGCGCCCGACGTCACAGCGCTAGAACGATACATGCACTAACGAACAGGACGAGCAGCCCGTTGATGGAGTCCATCCACGGGCTCACGGATGTTAGCGCCCACGTTTTTGAACTCGACAAGAAAGACGGGTACCTGGCGACGAACAGCCTATTGCTAGACGCCATGCTTGTCGCACGCGCCTACGGAGAACTAGACCAGTCCCGTAGCCCGTTCCCCGATCAGATGAGCCAACTTCGCATTGGCGACCAAGCCCTACCAGAATGGGCAAATAACTCGCGAAGCTTCGCCGAAGAAGCCGTCAAGCGAGGCTCAATGATCGTAGTCTATTCGCCGCTCCTTAAGCCAATTGCCTCGGACTTAGAGTCGAAGTTATCAGAGGCGGCATTATTGAACTGCCAATTGTGCGACCTGCGTTCATTTGCGCATGGCAGGCACCTTTGGCTGTCCCAGCGGACGGACGATTGTGTAGTCCTGGCCATCACCGAGCCGTCACTTGGCCAATTGTGGGACAAGATGAGAAGTCTATTTCCTCCTGCCATGCCGACCATGACAATGTCGCTCGGAGGAGCTTCGCCACCCGACCTCATTGCTGGCTTGGTGGCCCAGATGCAGTTTGTTTCAGCCATCGCCAGCGCGTCCGGCGTCGATGCTGCGAAGCCATCAGTCCCCGATTTCAGCCGCAAGCTGTACTACCTAGATCTCACATCTTCTATCCCCGCCCCTACCGACATGCTTGCGGCGGCTGAGGTGTCCAAGTTTGAGGTCATGGGGGCAAGATGGCCGTCCGCGCGACGCCTTGGCAGCATGACTCGCGCCCGAGCGGACTTTCAGTCATCGCTCGCTTCGCAGAAGTTTCGGGCGGTCGTTTTCGACTTCGACGGGACGTTGTGCAGCTCACGCCGAACCGATCAAGCGCTGTCTACTGAAATCATCCGGCAGCTCGAACGATTGCTACAAGCCGAGGTTGTTATCGGCATCGCCTCAGGGCGGGGCGGATCTATCTTGGAAGCTCTGGCAAAGGCGCTGCCCCCCGAGCTTCTGGAGCGCATAGACGTCGGCCTGTACAACGGTGGGTGGGTGGGAACCGCGAGCGAACCAGTGGTAACCGCTAAAGAAACAAGCGAGTTCTTGAGCCATGTTACGCGACTGATGCGGCGACTCAAGTCGATCGGCGTTCCCATAGACACAGTCAGACCTACGCATCCGATCCAAGTGAGCGTAAGGTTCCGTGAGGGCATTGCAACAGAACAGATGTGGTTCGTACTGGCAGACGCGCTGAGGCAGGCTGGCCTGGAAACCGCTTCTATCATGCGTAGCAAGCACTCAATCGACATACTATCTTCTGGTGTTAGCAAATCTGGTTTGGTTGCCCACATGATCCAACACCATCGAATCGACCCCTACCAGATACTCACAATGGGCGATCAGGGTGCTTGGCCGGGAAATGATGCATCTCTGCTTGAGCACCGATACTCACTGAGTGTGGATTCGCCCTCAAGACGAATCGACAGGGGCTGGAAGCTTGCACCGAGCCACAAGCGTGATGTGGACGCCACCCTATGGTATCTCGAGAGAATGGTCACCGGTTTAGGCGGAACATTTCATATCGACCTTTAGCAACCGCGGACAACGGCGAGACACATGCGCGACGAGAACGCAATTCAGCTACTGGCAAAGGTGATGAGCTGGACGGAAGACTCGGCGCTTCAGGTGCGCTCGCTGCAGCTATTGGCAGATTTCAAATACGACTCGTATCAGCGCTTTGGCCCAGGACGAAAATTCATTGAAAGCCTCGCGCTGTGGCTGAACCAGTTCGACCCTAGTGACCGGGAGGCTGCGCTGGAACTTGTCAGAGACAAGCTAGTCTTTCTGTCGGATGACGAGCTTTCCCACCTGGTGACTACGGCCTATCCGGATCTCGTGATCCAGGAGCGCCTCAGGATCGTTGCTGAAGAAAACGCCATTCCGCTGCATCGAGTTCGAGAAATTGCCTCCCACCCTCGCTTTAACGAGCTTCGAATCAAGTCCCTTTTTCTAGGCCTGAGTGACGGCGCTAGAACCAACGAACTTAGACGAGCGAGTTTTGGGGAGATAAGCAACGAGCAGATTTGGCAGGCTTACGAGCTAGGCGACAACAAAGTCGACGACATGCTTGAAGAGCTCAAAGACGCTCTAGAACAAGCAGGATCGAATAGCGAGCAATCGCGATTCAACCTAATCTGGCTCTTGGACGACTTCTCTGGTAGCGGAAACACGTACATTCGCTATGACACCAAGAACCGCAGGTTCAAGGGAAAGCTTCAGAAAATATACTCGCGACTGCATCGTGGCGATCTGGTTGATAGAAGCAACTATGAAGTCTATTTGCTCCTTTACGTTGCCACACGACAGGCTATTGACCACATCGAGTATTGGGCTGAACGATTTACCTCGGAAAAGGGCTACAAGCCGCTGCAGTTGCGCGTGTTGTGCCCAATCGAGAACGAAGTCCGCTTGGTTGACAGCATGAGCGCCCCGTTACTGAAGCTGATCCACGCACAGAAGAACTATGACGAACGAGCGCACGATAAACACACGCTCGTCGGCGGAACTGAAGACGCCAGACTGGGCTTTGCTGGATGCGCGCTCCCGGTCGTGCTAGCGCACAACACGCCCAATAACTCCATATATCTGCTCTGGGGGCCTGAATTGCTTAAGCCGTTCGGGCTCTTTCCGCGCGTAAGCAGACACCGCGAATTCTGATGGCCTATCGAGCAAACCCCTTCCTAGAGCGCATGTCGGAGCGAATGACCTCCGACAACGATTTTGTTCGGCTGTTCTCGCCAAAGATTGTTGAAAGGCTCGAAGACGACACATTCGAAGGAGGCGTACACATTCTTCGCAGTTCGCCCGGCGGCGGTAAAACCACACTGTTGCGCGCCTTCACACCACCAGCACTCAATGCGTTCTGGAGCGCTAGGAAGACGCCGGATCTTGCAGATTCTTACCAGCGACTAGTCGCCAGGGGAGTGCTCGACCAAAGCCATGGCCCTCAGCTGCTCGGCGTGCTGCTCTCATGCGCTGCGGGCTATGCAGACCTTCCGCCAGGTGCCGACATCGAACAAGACACGCTGTTCCGGGCCTTGTTGGACTGCCGCGTCGTCCTTCGCGCCGTCAGGAGTATCGGGCTACTAGCCGGGCTCGGGCCCGACGATGATCTCGCCCAGATCACCCTCAGCTACGACCCTAGCGTGGCGGATCTTCGGGGCATACCCCTCTTGCGTGACGCAGCACAAATGGCGCGTTGGGCTGAGGAAGTGGAGCAGAACGTCTACACATCGCTCGACTCGTTCCGGAAGCCCGATGACAGCAGCATGCCAGCGCACTTTCGCTTTGAGAGCGTGCTGTGGCTCCAGGCGGTCGCTTTCGAATTTCAGGGGCGGGCACTCGCACCAAAGCGGCTTCTGATGATTGATGACGTACAACGACTTCGAAAGAAGCAGCGGGACCTACTGATCGATGAGTTGACCGTGCTACGCCCAAGCATCCCGGTCTGGCTTTCCGAGCGCACGATTGCAATGGGCGATGACGACTTACTTTCACAAGGAGTCAGAGACGGAAGGGAAATTCGACACTACAACCTTGAGGAGATGTGGTCGCTCTCCAAGGGCGGCGCGCAGTCCTTCGTCGGGTTCGCACAGAACATCCTAGATCGGCGCATGAAGCGCCAGGACACGGTCGCCTCCAGCGCATTCTCGCAATGCCTCCGCACTGAATTCAATGCGCAGGAAATACGCTCTATTTTCGACAAAGCCGTTTCTCAGTACACCGAGAGCTCAAGTCGGCTCCGTGGGCGCGCGCGCTACGAGGGATGGTTGGCGAAGGCAGACAGGTTGACCGAGGATCCCAGCTGGGAATCCCTACTGGATCTCTACTCGATACAGATCCTGCTCTCTCGCGATGAGAAACGACGTCAGATGACCTTGGATCTATCCTTATCCGACGAGGAATTGGAAGAGCGCGATAGCTCACAAGTCCGAGGCGCGGCCGAACTGTTTGCTAGCCAGGGCGCAGGGCTGCCCTACTATTTTGGGCTTGATCGCCTATGCGCGATGGCATCGAGCAACGTTGATGAACTGCTGTTCCTCGCCTCCGAACTCTATGTCGGCCTTCAGGCCCGCCAGGCAGTCAGAAAACCCGATCTCATTCTATCGCCGTCCGACCAGGAGAAGCTACTTAAGGCTGCGGCAAAGAAGAAGCGAAACTTTATCCCAAGGAACCACAGCCGAGGCTCCAACGCTCAACGCCTATTGGACGCGGTGGGTGCATTCTGCAAAGACAAGACCTTCGCACCTAACGCTCCGTATGCCCCTGGCGTCACTGGCGTTCGTTTGAGCCAACAAGAGCTGCATCGACTCAACAATCCGCGACCATCAGTGGGACAGAGCGGCATGGCTCTTCGTAAAGTTATCGCCGAGTGCGTCGCAGAGAACTTGCTGATCATCCGCAATAGTTCGGCAAGCACCTCGCGGGATAGCGGCCAGGTGTTTTACCTGAATCGCACCTTGTGCGCACATTACGACCTTCCACTTCAGTTCGGCGGATGGCAGGACGTGACGGTGGTGAATCTGGAGGAATGGATGAACCTGGGCGTGGTACAAACCAGACGCCGACGGCTGGAGAGCCTATGAGAATGCTTTGGGAACAGTACGTCTATCGGCGGGGAAACGAAGTGTTCGAGCTCTGGGACGGCCTGTTCTCTGGCAGAGACATCAAACCGCTTTACATCGGCGGCCGTGGTTTCGACGTCCGATCGCAAGCGGTTCTGGCTGCGTTTGTCGCGAGTGTGAAAGGATCCGCTGTGTCCGTACAGGATGCGAAGCAACTGCTGATCGGTTTTAGCGGTTATCGTTTAGACGACGATATCAAAGCACTAACCGAGACCAACACCACCGAACTTACTCGGATTTTTTCGGAGATCGGCACAACCGAAGAACTTCCCTTCGGCGGCCCGACAGAAGGCGACGAGGAAATCAGCACAAGCAATGCGCTCCGTGCTGGCGTCGCGAAAGTGCAGGCGCAGCTTGACGGCTATACCGATGTGATACTCGACATTAGCTCTCTTCCTCGGATTGTGTACTTGACGCTTCTGACAAGCCTCTTGAATCACTTCATTCCCAACAAAGAGATTGATCCAGAGCGTGAACATCCCTTGGTGGCCAGCGGAGTGAACTTTCAAGTCCTGGTGGGCGAGGACGCGGCGCTAGATGCGCACATTCGTGCGGAAGACCCTAGCAACGAACTGGTCCTTATCCCCGGTTATTCCGCGGTGCTGCAGCTCGGAAGCCTTTTGGAACTGCCGCTCGTGTGGTTCCCGATCCTCGGCGAGAATCGAGTGAACCAGCTTGAGAAGGTCCTCAACTCCGACTACATCCCCGCCAGGGCAGAGGTGTGCCCAGTGGTACCCCATCCGTCGAAGGACCCTCGACGAGCTGACCGTCTACTGGTGGAGTATAGCGGCCCGCTTTTCGACACGGGCCTGACCACGACATCAAGCGTTCTGTATGCGCATGAGTCTCACCCATTCGAGGCCTATCGGCAGTTGTTGAGTGCGATGCGTCGCTATCGAGACAGCATGTTGATTCTTGGAGGGTGCCGACTTGTGGTAACACCACTTGGCAGCAAACTCATTACCTTAGGTGCCGGCCTGGCTTGCTTTGAGATGCACCCGGAAAACCTAAGCAAGAAGTACGGCGTCGGCATCCCATACGCCGAACCAACGCGCTATGTCGCGTCTGCCGAAAAGCTGACCCGATCGTCGCCCATAATTTCTGCGCTGGTACTGACGGGTGAGGCGTATGGAATTACTCCGGCCACGGCCAGTACGCCTGCTTGAGGCAACTGCATCAAGAACAGTGATGAGAGCGTGCTTTTCTGAAGGCTCGCGCGAAAGGGCCGTGCTCTGTTCGAGGGGAAGCAGGGGTCAGCGCGCACCTTTCTAGAGTACTCTGCGAAAGTTCACTCGGCCCACAGAGAACACGCACCGATGAAAAATCGCCATCAACGGCGCCGGCATCGCCGGCACGGCACTCGCCTACTGGCTGAGCAAGCAAGGCCACGACGTGCTGTTGTGGAGCGGGCGCCCGCGCTGCGCCCCCGCGGGTTCGTGGTGAACCTGTGGGGCATCGGTTACGACGCGCTGGAACGGATGTAGGAAACGGGGTCAGAGTCATTTTTCAGCTAACTGCTGAAAGGCCACCATCGCCGGAGCCGCACAGCTCTCCAACTTGTCCAGCGACCGCGCCACCGCATCCTGCAGCGGGTGATCCAGCCCAACGAAGGACCAATCGGTCTGGTTCCCCTGGCCATCCGTAACGCTCAGGGCATGGATGGTCCCGTGCATGACGGTAAAGGCCGTCGGATCGTCGAACGCGAAACCGATGGGAATGCTTTGGGAGGCCAAATGGGCGTAGACCTCTTGTGCTGCGGGGCAGGCGCTGTGCTGGATGAGGACGGCGCAAGTCCTCTTCCAATCGCCCACCGCCAAAAAGAGTTCCGGCGGCGCGGTGGATTGACCGAAAGGCCCGTCTAAGCGACGACGGAAGTGGGCCAGCATACCGGGCCCCTGCCCCGTGTCCGGAAGGCGCCCGATACGGATGTCCGTGAGGCCGATTTCTAAGGAGCGATCCGGCCAGAAGAGCACCTCGGACAGTCCCCGGTCGTAGCAACCCGTCCCCAATGAGGACCATTCCAAAGGGCGACGCTCTTCGCTGAGGCTCGCACAGCTCGATAGCGTCAACGCGAGTAGGGCAATACCAGTCTTCATGAGGTCACAGCACCTGTGTTGATGGACTGGCGATGGGCTCGATCTGATGGAGACGGGACGCGGAACGACCTGTTGCGGGGCCCCTAACGAAGCGGCGCCAGAAAGTCCGCGACAGGCTCTAGGATCACCTCAGGCAGACTCTCTGCGATGCACGACCGCATCCGGTCCCAGGCGTCCGCATCCACCGAAGGACGCGCCAGCCCTTCGGCCTTCGCCGCCGCCGACGGCCACTGCGTGTAGCTGTACCAAACCTCGTCCGGCCCGCGGTGCAGTCGCGAGCCGAGCGAGCCGCGTTCGGCGCGCAGCAACTGCGTCACCCGCGACCAGGCGTCGATGAAGGTCTGTTCGGTGCCGGGATGCAGGCGCCAGCGGTAGAGGGCGCAGAACGGAGTTGGGTTGCTCATGCTCGTGTCTCGCGGGAATGGCGCGGTTTCACCTTAAGCCGCTTCATAGCCGGCGCCCACTCAGCCGCCACCCAAGGTGCCGCTGTGCAGCAGCCAAGCGACCGCGGCCAGGTTGAGGATTACGGTGAACCAAAACACCGACTGAAACGACGCCTTTACGGTCTTGTGCCGCGAGCGTTGCTGCGCGATGAGCGCGCCGGGCCAGCCGCCCAGCAGGTCGATCAGGTGCAGGGTGCTTTCGGGGGTGCGCTGCGCGCCTCGGCCGGCGGCGCTTTTGTCGGCGGTGTACGCGAAGTACGACACCACGCTGACTACTCCGTAGCCCGCGGCGATCAGGATGGGGATGAGCCCGACGTAGGCGCAGGCCGCTACCGCCAGCAGGAAGGCCACGCCGATCGCCAGCCTGGGGATGGGCAGCGGCGCTTTGCGCACTTCGATCTTCTGGCCCGCGTAGCGCACGTCCACCGCATTGGCGCGGCCGCGGTCGTCGGTGGTGACGGCGTAGGAGATCAGGTCGCCGTCGACCGGGCGGCGCGAGCCGTACTGGAAGGCCTTGATGTGGACGAAGGCACGGGTGCCGCCGCCGTGCGGCACGACGAAGCCGTAGCCTTTGTCTTCGTTCCAGTCCGAGATGCGGCCGACCCACCTCATGCGTCGCAATGCCCCCTGCCCCGCGACCCGGCTTTCGGGCCGACTTTACACCTGCGGGCGGGCGATGGTGGGCACGGCGCCCTGGTCGGGCGGCGCGGTCAGGGCGCGGCGGCCGCGCGCGAGAAATGCGCGAT from Lysobacter silvisoli includes:
- a CDS encoding helix-turn-helix domain-containing protein, which gives rise to MPKSIHQHENEVLTLLLKEMRLASGMLQADVAQALGRSQSHISDIENGTRRLDLIQLREYCAIFDTTLIAFVRRFEKSL
- a CDS encoding DUF4304 domain-containing protein, with amino-acid sequence MDKTPRAREIIQAIAKFELAPALKAEGFKKSNLTFTRRRGLTTQIIKFELSSWNLGPRGFFTVDVLVRFDEMTPPGESPGPYPQFFASLDQLLTDVPRSFEVNADTPVPQASARLTQWIMDGVVAPLNRVNTLVEFESTGWVQVPAWAFPALYAYYVERYEEAERLVRKEAEFFKDRGITWEGLVQKYRFHKLNARLAQPDPGD
- a CDS encoding VOC family protein, translating into MLHHLSFAVADLHRAGAFYDAALGALGYRRVFEDGTAIGYGFAEGEDLLCLKLRAHAVAPGPGFHVAFGAPSREAVDRFHAQALAAGGTDNGAPGLRPDYGPHYYAAFVIDPDGYMIEAVINRPDQVAPI
- a CDS encoding antibiotic biosynthesis monooxygenase family protein, translating into MSNPTPFCALYRWRLHPGTEQTFIDAWSRVTQLLRAERGSLGSRLHRGPDEVWYSYTQWPSAAAKAEGLARPSVDADAWDRMRSCIAESLPEVILEPVADFLAPLR
- a CDS encoding HAD family hydrolase → MESIHGLTDVSAHVFELDKKDGYLATNSLLLDAMLVARAYGELDQSRSPFPDQMSQLRIGDQALPEWANNSRSFAEEAVKRGSMIVVYSPLLKPIASDLESKLSEAALLNCQLCDLRSFAHGRHLWLSQRTDDCVVLAITEPSLGQLWDKMRSLFPPAMPTMTMSLGGASPPDLIAGLVAQMQFVSAIASASGVDAAKPSVPDFSRKLYYLDLTSSIPAPTDMLAAAEVSKFEVMGARWPSARRLGSMTRARADFQSSLASQKFRAVVFDFDGTLCSSRRTDQALSTEIIRQLERLLQAEVVIGIASGRGGSILEALAKALPPELLERIDVGLYNGGWVGTASEPVVTAKETSEFLSHVTRLMRRLKSIGVPIDTVRPTHPIQVSVRFREGIATEQMWFVLADALRQAGLETASIMRSKHSIDILSSGVSKSGLVAHMIQHHRIDPYQILTMGDQGAWPGNDASLLEHRYSLSVDSPSRRIDRGWKLAPSHKRDVDATLWYLERMVTGLGGTFHIDL
- a CDS encoding DUF6364 family protein, which gives rise to MSRSRSSSKSTTSLTLRIDADIKEAAEIAAKQDRRSLTNLIEVLLERHCRNLDLYPPSDKRNSPDGQVRKAS
- a CDS encoding NAD(P)-binding protein, whose amino-acid sequence is MNGAGIAGTALAYWLSKQGHDVLLWSGRPRCAPAGSW
- a CDS encoding DUF1294 domain-containing protein, encoding MRWVGRISDWNEDKGYGFVVPHGGGTRAFVHIKAFQYGSRRPVDGDLISYAVTTDDRGRANAVDVRYAGQKIEVRKAPLPIPRLAIGVAFLLAVAACAYVGLIPILIAAGYGVVSVVSYFAYTADKSAAGRGAQRTPESTLHLIDLLGGWPGALIAQQRSRHKTVKASFQSVFWFTVILNLAAVAWLLHSGTLGGG
- a CDS encoding NADAR family protein, producing MAKSAKLPKPQIAAAVAYKQATGEILFYRANEKPYGPFSNLYKRSFVFEGREFATAEHAYQAGKAAKESVKEWILSAPSPALVAMAAHGLYTWDIVPNWAQIKFDRMRAVLRAKFTQHEDLRALLLSTGTARLVEAGKTNNPVNRLWGEVNGIGQNMLGVMLMELRKELSTPTQISKAVGTKRALTVTKRPNRLLANG
- a CDS encoding phosphoribosyltransferase-like protein — translated: MRDENAIQLLAKVMSWTEDSALQVRSLQLLADFKYDSYQRFGPGRKFIESLALWLNQFDPSDREAALELVRDKLVFLSDDELSHLVTTAYPDLVIQERLRIVAEENAIPLHRVREIASHPRFNELRIKSLFLGLSDGARTNELRRASFGEISNEQIWQAYELGDNKVDDMLEELKDALEQAGSNSEQSRFNLIWLLDDFSGSGNTYIRYDTKNRRFKGKLQKIYSRLHRGDLVDRSNYEVYLLLYVATRQAIDHIEYWAERFTSEKGYKPLQLRVLCPIENEVRLVDSMSAPLLKLIHAQKNYDERAHDKHTLVGGTEDARLGFAGCALPVVLAHNTPNNSIYLLWGPELLKPFGLFPRVSRHREF